tgctgctgccgcacttcctccctccaccgttttgacagcgagcttccgcggtTGTCGAGTTAGATGTGcacatgtttacttgtgcgcgcgtgacaccgtgcttgttaatttagttagtgtgcctatgtttacaagcttatacggctgataaaactactatccttacttcgtataactgtccaCTGATTTGCTTTGCGATCGACGCTTCGCGtctctggcgaaactgcgacttttgctTCTTTAAATTGTTCTTTCCGGTGATAGAGCTACGAATCACATACATTTACACTAGTGTAACGGTTAAATATCGCAGCTTTGCGAATTACTCATATTTTTGCAGATACAAGTAATTACACCTCTCACGTTACGGGGCTGGGGTACTCttcaaaaaaaaagttcttgctGGTCATTTTGTCGTTCGGAACTTGTTAAGCTGGACCCTAATGATCACTTGTTTGCTGTGACGCCCATTACACAATCATACATAATATGAAGACACAGAAAGCAGTGAGTTGAAATTACAGGTTCAATACTCAGACATATATAATAAGCTCGCAGAGGTTCGCTGTGAGAACtaatatgtgaaaaaaaaaacggtaaaacTGCCTCATGTCACGTTCCTTGCTCTGTTTTGTCCATAAAATCATGTACAAACTAGCCCAATAGCAAACTCTTCTCAAGTGAAGCTGAAAATAAGCATCGCCCTATGTTACCGTAAAGCAATCAAATGACCAGAAAGCTTAGCGTTTTTGTTTGCCTTTACAACAACACAGAAAACGTAACGCTTCCTTGATATTTTATATCTATTTTTCTCACGCCGAACTCCTGGCGATCGTTCTTTTACGAAAGTTACCCCTTCATGTTACAAAAGTTGTTATTGTCACATATTCTCGTTTTGTATGCAGCGCGCTTAACTCGTCTACACAGACTTGAACATATTTTAACGCGAAAGAGTTAAagagcttgtgtcgcagaaaatccggtgtcggcgtcggacgtcgtttcagcgaagattttcgaaccacccatacccaggctcGGCAAGTGATGCAAAGAACTTACTGAAGTAATTAATTTCtcaagttgtctctctctctctctctctcaagctaAAATATGGGGAAAAATCGCGAACTATGAATTACACGCAATCTACGGGCGTGATAGCACTTGGATTTTAAtatgactatacgagaaaacatagttctgttacgcgaaaactcaaagaaaccccctttccagcgtttctaccattcacaacATTTATCATACttgactttgttgcgttgtgtacaagggttctgcaaaagtggTATTTGCATATCAAtacattttttgagattcatttgtaaaatatcaattttgttcgctttggatgtactattagacacaattcacagaatcgtgttatcgtttttcattgctgaggtacagagttgtaaacttgatagtttcgttttctgaaaatttctgATTTCtgctaatttttaataaaaaattgacggccTAATTCAACATTTAGAGACAAACAGTGActacattttaagtttttcttttaaatgcaaaaaacctcgtcaagtttggtgctgtggttgccgagcaaaaagaattctccttttatatgtatttagataggagcgtcCTTCAAATTTTTATGTATTAGCCCCGCACCACTTAAGTTTAGTTCTATTAGTATGTGTACCAGACCACCGAGGCATTCATCTTAATGAAAGAGCTGATTCTCTAGCACGAGCTTCTTTAAATGCTCCGGTGATATCTGTGCTGCCGGCAAATGCACATATCACTGCGGCTAGATATAAGTAGTTTTCTTTGAGCGAATACAGAAAAAGCCTCTCATTAAAAAAATCTACGGACTTAATACATTgaaattattcttggaaccgaCTGTGTTGTCCTAGCCAACATTTCGAAGTATTATTTACGAGGCTGCGTTGCCATATTACACCGCTTAATTTTAATTGCACAGAtgtggtctggcggtatcccctTTATGCTGCATCTGCAATGAGCCAGAATCCATCGATCAATTTTTATTATCGCGTCGGGGTTTTTATTCTCAACGAAAACGACGTTTGGAAATTCCACTACGTAACCTAGGACTGCCTTTATGCAGTACTGTTTTAGTCTTACTCGGAGCAACGGTACTAGGATACAGCCACACTAATGTTTCCGGTGTACTTATAGTTACCTCCGCGAGGTAAAATACTACCTCTGCGACATACAAAAACATGTTTCCCATTCCCCATgattaatttatttctttttcaataacTTATCAATTTATAAAAATCagatagaaaaaaaatcacaGGATTACTATTATTATTCCTAATACTATATTATTATCACTTTTATTATGATTCAAGATGTAACTTATTGTTCACGTCTGCACCTAAGGTATATTTAATGTTACGTTCATGTTACTATTTCTGTCTGTGCAATGCTGACTACCTTATCATACACTATTTTATTTAATTAGCGGCTTGTTTCTCATCTtcgattattcatttattttgccTTGTTCTTTTATTACATTATCTCCATGTTCGTGGCGTACCCCCCATAGTGGGTTCGGGCCATTAAATGAGACATcgtgatcatcatcatgtttaCAAGCAGTTGTGGTTATCTTGAGTGGAGTAATTTCTTTCTAAAAGCCTTTGGAGTACATGAGTTCCCATGCTTCAGTGTGTTCGAGTGTAAACCGACAGTTTAAGTTCAGTGCTTTGTGTGTCTCATTATGTTGTGTGTTTAAGAGCTATTCACGTGCGCTGTCTTCACATTGCTTATCATCAACACAACCACCACGGTCATCTATCTCAACACGCGCGCATTCGCTGAAGAAGAAGAATCAAGCACCCTGTGTTCGCGTACTGCTATCTGCGGCCATGAACAAAGAACGCGGTACACCAAGCGATATCTCTGTGCGGTCCCTCCCCGCAACTACCACACCGAGTAACGCCACGACAGCGGTTCCCGTCGCTGGCGGCAGGCTCAGCGACCACAATGGCGATGAAGGGCACTCGCATGACACACCGAAGCCACTGACCCTGCCTGACGCGGTGGAGGCTGGTTCCCACCGCGAAGGCAGTGAAACAGCGGCTGAGCATCGTCACGCTGGTGTTGAAGACGCTGAACAGAAGTCTTCCTTGGAGCACGAAAAGAGCCAGGAGAGCCTGCAGCCAGAGTCGCCACGTCATAGCCaaggtaataaaaataaattgGGGTCTTTATTCTCAAAGAAGGTGTTACGGTAagactgttcgtaagagcaggtgCTAGCCAATCTGGATGTCAAACGTCTCGTTAGAGAAGGCTAAAGGTCAATGGCAACCAGCACATGCGAACTATAAGCTTTGTGAACACTGAGACCCAGATCATTAACACCGCTCTCTGTAGATGGCTGTCCCGCCGAATAAACTGAGCCGAAGACGGAAACTATGTAATCGAAGCTTGGCCGATCCCGGATGAACCGTAATCAACGGTTATAGCTTGATACGTCGATAATGATAGCATTGCACGATGCGTGACCGTGTAAGGATTTTTATTTTCACAACGCGGGCCGATCCAATACTTGAGGCAGTGCGATGTCACGGTGCCCCACACTGCTTATTACAGTAACAAATATGGTTAACCAGTAGCATAGCTCAGCAAATCTACCACGAAGCCTTCATTTGAATTCGATGACAATTCTTCCTTTGGTTCCCGCCCAGTTTTCTTGATGTTAACAGTGCGTATTTTTTCACACGCATAATATTTCCGAAAAGTTCCATCTCTAGCGGACATTTTTTCATGTTGGAGTCCAGAAAGGTGTAACGTAGTATATAAATCGGTAGAAAAATAAGTGCACGTTGTAGTATGTAAGTCAATAAAAGAGATGGTCACGAAAAAGGAACAGGTACTACAGAAGTGGCACCAGATCACGTACTTTTATTGCTTTTATTAGACCTAAACTAGGAGTTTTACACTACAGGTGGGTTACATGAaaaaatttcaccgacgattacgatactccctaacgcaaaATTTGACCGCATCTCTacgtgtgttttcatttcgcgatatattgagggaagaaatttgagagagacatgtagcagagtcggcaatcgtcgaaaatctgatctgcgggcaAAGCGTGTCGACTTTTAAACATTACTTGTCGAAGGTTCcacagtgtaatcgctggtgccgcttgGCTTTCAGGAAGTACTACACAATTGTCGTCGCGCATACGATCAGGCTAcaaaaacaatcgcaaaccattataatcgaaacaagcgcgaacaagACCAAACCTAGCAACCTAGCAAACatgcgcgagcgagagctgacgcgagcagacgatagtagacgatagtacgaaacgagcggttcGGCTGAGACCacatacgagtacgcatcgagcggtcgggcggtccgtatgacaccagtttcccgcgcgcacggCTCTGAAAGGGCCTCTCTCATTGGTGTCCGCGGTTCGCGGCTCGAGTCTTTCATCTgccactccgcgttcgctctttcatctttcgctgttgtaGTCGTTCGCTCGGTTCCGCcgccgctcgccgcaggaacgggccattaagagctgtgctctaaaagaCAATTCGCATTGAAGTATTAAAAGCTAAGTATTGCTGGTAACCGCTTCCATGTAGATCAGACGAAGCCGTGATTTCTGTGACGTAGAAAGCGGTGTTGTAAGAAAGGCTGTGTTTCTGTGAAGCAATGCTTGTCAAGCATGCTTGCAGAACTATTGACAAGCCCAGTCATCTTTAGTAAAAATATTTAAAgcatttttgtgtgtgcgtgtctgaAGGAGCTTTGTGGTTTCATGCCATTTTACTGAAAGTAGACTCCTCTAGCGAGGCCACTTCACTGACTCCCTTTATTATGGTGATAGTCCTGCTTCAGATGCGAGGTGCATTTTCCGCAGTCGAGAGACTGCATTTAAGCTCTAATGAGCTGTTTTGTTACTGTTCGAACGTCCAATGTGGAAagcgaatgctttcaatttgATGGCTTTCGGGAACACTAGTATTTCGTAAACGGGACGATGGTTGTTTCGAAGTAGTGCAGCGTATATGAAAAAGTCGGTTATGTGAGTGTCAGACGACATATATGTGCCACAATATGAATATAGGAACAAACGTCATATGACCCTATGGAATCGTAGTATATCACATAAAGCTTTGTGTCACGTATGACATAGTGACATAGTTCAATATGAACGCCATGAAGCTACAGCATACATGAGGTTTATGGGCATGCTGCGAAGAACACTTTTCACTTGATAGTTCAGTATTAATATTTACCGTAGTAAGGGGATGCGAGTGATCGGTAAATCTGTCTCTACCtttgaataataaaaaatacTTCGTACGTAACAGATTTGGACATTTACTTGTATCAGGTCTATCATACGTACCGGAGTAAAAATTTGTCTGTGGCTCTGTAGTATGATTTGCCTTATTTCCTTATTCCTAATGTAACAACAGCCTCACTCGCATTGAAAGTTACGCGATTCAATTGTCAGCGCTTGTTTACGAAGAAACTCCCTTTTTCAGCGAGAGATTTTAAAGTTTAAAGTGCTGAAGCTGCAGACTGGGATATAACGAACGCCGTAGAGCAAGTAGGGCCTAATACAGgagttttttttctattcttaACGGAATGCAGCCGCCTCCGCTTACAGAAATAGAACTCATGACCACGTGTTCAGCCGCAAGTTGCACCATGGGCGCTCCTATTGAAATACATCGAATCAGAAATGTCTTTGTTCAGCGTGACCTCATCCGATTATGATTGTCACATTTAATAGCATGCTAAACTCCACCTAGCAGACggcctttttattttatttgttgcacTGCACATGATAGAAATCGATGACCCTCATGCATATGTTCAGGTCATTGgcgccattttctttttcgcgggTAACCTCGCAGTCCACTTACTATCGTGCTCTCAATAAAATTTTCAGTTGTAAGTCGACCCTGTGACAATTCTAGTCCACTGCATCGTAATTTGTTGATTCGCGCTGTTTTTCAAAAGTAcagaataccaacacgcccaacgtATGAGTCTCTTATTATTTTGGTTGTCAGCTTTCGCTTTACAAAGGTTTGTTGAACATCCCGACAATGTACCAAAGCTGAAATATCGTGTTGAAAACTCTAACGGAGTCTATGTGTACATGAGAAAGTtgacaaatttgatatataaaACGTGTCAGTGAAGAATACTAATAATTTGTGGATAGTTCATTGTAGAAATCGGGCTGCTTAGCGATTCCATCTAACGTGCctagtttcttgcccggcttgtCCGCTGTGCGCTTTGCAGAGTTGATAGTCTATTTTTCATTCAGATTTTTGGTGTTGTAAACGTTCTGCTTAATTTTCTTACATTTTCGTGAATTCTCAGAAATATTATTGCGCAATTGCTCAAAAGAAATTTCGGGTCGTATGCCAAATTCTGCTAATTATAGTCTGTAGAAATTAGCGGCGCCCTTTAAGTGCTACAAGTTTTGTCCCCTCGGTGGTGACACCGAGTGAAATATTGTTTTTAGATAAGTTACATAACCTCTCTTACTATTTGATATTACTTAGAAGCGTAACGACGCAGCGTGGAATTTTTAACCAACAGAGGCCGTACGGAAACCAGGTTCCCGTGACAGGAACCGGAAGAAAGTTCCGTCCGGCGGCTATGCTGAAGTGCCAGGAATACCGGCGACCTCTCCGCAGCAGACGGCCGACTCACGACGTGAGCTCCCACGGCACCACATTGTCGGACTGTCGCCTTCGGTGGTCCACTGCTCCGGTGGTGCTGACATGCAGGGAGCTGACGTGCCTGGTCCTTCCTCGGCGGTCCACGTGGAACCAGCTCGTGGAGCGTGCGAAGTCCACGACCACGCTACGCAGCCAATAACGGCGTCACCAAGTGTCGAGACGCACAAACTCATCGGGCACTCGAATGCACCACAGTCGGCACAGCGTGAGCTCCCTCCGCCACTGGTAAGTACAGCCACGATTTCCGAACGGTAACACCGATTGgattgctgctttttttcttaTTCGTCATCGCAGATATTTGAGGACATTGTCTCATGCACAAGGTTACGTTGGCGGATCTAAGAAAAAAAGAGTCGTACTTTTGTATTGGCGTTGACCCCACCGCTGGACCATCACCCCTGCTGAAGTTCACATTTCGTAGTTATAGAAAGAAAACGAGCTTCGGTGATACGAAATCCTACTGTGGCTTTCTCCAGCAATATATTATTGATTGTGTTACCACGGGTGAGCTGAATGCGCCTTCATTTTCCCTCCAGGTTTGCAAAATATCGGTGCCGCATTTTGCGGGAGAGAGCAAGTACTTCGAGGATAGCGAGTCCGAGCAGACAGACTGGCTGCATCCGACGTCGAAGGCGAACAGTTGGACGACGTCTTCATGTACACCGAAGCGACGAATCGGCAACAGCACATTGGCTTCCGCATCTCCAGCGCCCACTCCGGATGCGACAGAGTCACCTGCGGCCTGTTTTCACGCAACCGCAGGAAGCAGCAGTGTTCACCAAATGCCATCCTTCTCGGAGATGCGTGAACAGGAGCTGCAGTCAATTAGGAGAAGGCGTGAACATCCCTATCGACCTAGCGCCGATATTCGGGCCACAAAAGATGGCATATCTGTGCGAAGGCATCATTCGCAGGCGACACCATCATCGAGATTCCTTTCAGCCTCGTTAAGCAAAGACGACGCCTTCAGGACCGAAGAAGCGGAACGCGCGAAGATTTCTTGGCCAGCTACCGGAACCTCGACGTGGTCTTCTGGCGGGAGCTCGCGATTCCCATGGAAGAATACCGCCACACCTGCAGTTGTTACTGCCGACCTTCCACAAACGGCTGCGAAGTTTGTGACGGCTCAGTCATCTCCTTCGCCTTCTGTTTACCTTGACTTCCCAGACCAGAGCAATGCCTCCGAGCTGTGTCCGGAGAAGTGGCCGCCTTCACCCCCGCCAAGTGCGTTGGTTGAATCGCCCGAGCAACGGAGTCTTCGCTCGAAGCAACGTTTCATGCTCCAGCCACCGTGGATGAAGAAACTGCTGTACAGCGATGCTCAGTCTCCCAGTTTCCACTGCAACACCGCTTCGCCCCCGACTCCGTCGTCATGGATGCGGGGCTCGTTGCCTAAGACCGCGGGACGCCGTGCAGACGTTCACCCCGAGGGCGCGACTCCGTCTTCTAAGCAGCTGAGCTCACGGCACTTCCTCTCCAGCACGATGCAGGTATCGTTAGCCGACAAGAGCGTGAAGGTGCTCGACGCAGTTAGACGTCATTTTGGGCGCCTAGAAAGGTTAACCCTTTAACAAATTGACAAATGTGGAGGCTGGCGCATTATGGTCGTAGCTGAGGCTTGGCAGTGTTGGGGCGCTCCGATTGTAGCGCTCGCTTAGGATGAGTATCCGAAGGTGTGGAAGTGTCCACATGACTCTCTGCGCATGGAGGAAGGCGAAAGACTAGGAGGGAGCATCACGACACAATCTTGAAGCCCAGTCTCAAAACAATAAACCAAAGTATCATGATAAACAGGCTCTCATAACGTGATGCTCTAGCAATTCTATCTAGCTCATAATCAAAATGCACAGCGCAAAGTAACAAGAACAAAATAGAAGATAGGATGATCCCTCCCATACAACTTTAGTTTCTTAAGGAAATCGTGGGATGTATATAAATTTCAAAATTACACCTGGCAGATAGCAAAAGCTAGGACACCCCTAATCTAACAGTCATCCAGTACAAATTTCACCAGAGCAAGCGTGAACACAGAAGGGCAATCAACCAGGTTCGTGAAATTGACGTTGTTAGCACAAGTAATCATGAACTCACGAGGCTTGGGACAGCGGCCTATCCCAAGGAGCACTGTATGCGTGCATCGGTCAGACATCCGTCACGCGCTCGGAGACTGGGACAAAGAGGTGCGAGGTCTGCTATATGTTATCAGATAACACAGGCTGGCGCACCCCGGCAAAACGCACCAGCTAGCCTGACCAGCCGGCCTAccacaaagctttctttgcctattggcctcgagctccaccactggaaaagctggcgccaccgtcggtgtgacgtgctattagggatcacgtggacatagcggtcgcgtcggctgcttcgggagcgccgaagggagctgaaaacgagagtttaaattccctcgtacgctgcggtcctcatttagtggcgagattttcccgcttcgagtgtctcctttacctggctgcctttgaaggcgcgcaacatggcaggctactgctcggtgccgcagtgctggacttacgcaacggagcccggtgtcagccttattcacacgtagcctcaggacaagaagctgcgtgaagcttggctcgcgaaacataaaaccggcaaacagtcatcggctacaattcaggtatgcagcaagcacagacgcgaggaagatttctgctacggcgccgggtctgcgatgttcggaaaacgcgcactgagacgctcgcccgagtccactgcccgactaataacatgacggtttggtctctgaacttgtcgataccatagatactggcaagttcactggagtggaaagggagcagtaagaagcacattaaaaaaagcatggcatatggtcatgtttgtgttatggattaatgcactggattacaaaaaaagaagcagcgggaaatcgcacgctgagaacaccgataaacatacagtgcggcgcaactcgagaaataatattgaaacgtccaagaatttagaagaaaaaaacattgaatcgtcgcgacggcacatcaaagtccccgtaggcgtcgaagcctctacaatgaaattatttttgaatggctctgatagcacccacgcaacagtGGCTGCTTgtttactgtcaaatgctcataatctgtggcctaaagctcatggcacggggcgaaaacgcgcacgcggtgaaagcgaaacagtatcACGGACAAGCATgtgacgcgcagtcggtcgctgcgaatctgtgcgatcgctgcattgacgcttcattctattacgttccatttagttataaaaacactatGAGAACATGtatcacatagtttgctctcagtgtttacctacctttcacgcaagaagccggttcgggagactccatcgcggtgaccgggcgcagtggcgttcactgtacgtattcggtataGAGACATAGCGTCTGtatacgattctgtgctttcagtttgcccaatattattatttagacagtaaaaacatctcttgtttcgaaagtacttacagaaatatccgggagagctcgcgcatggtgttttcagtgagcgctgacagcaaaacctacgaggagcgcgccacgtgatccctcatactacgccagcgaggcgattacgatagatggcgactccgcaactcctcgccgccaatacctctGCGTGATGTGATGCGTATTCATCGCCGTTCTCGCCAAGTTGAAGGCGCCGGTTGTTTGTACCGTCTGTCGCGGCTGTGAACGCACATGCACTTTGTGCACACTCAACACCCATATCCCGACGAAACGCCGGGTAGCCTATACTGAACCTGTGACTGCGTAATCGTTCTGCTTCGACGGTTTGCAGGCGTTGCTCAGGAAGTGGCAGACG
This genomic window from Dermacentor albipictus isolate Rhodes 1998 colony chromosome 9, USDA_Dalb.pri_finalv2, whole genome shotgun sequence contains:
- the LOC135921849 gene encoding uncharacterized protein isoform X3, with translation MNKERGTPSDISVRSLPATTTPSNATTAVPVAGGRLSDHNGDEGHSHDTPKPLTLPDAVEAGSHREGSETAAEHRHAGVEDAEQKSSLEHEKSQESLQPESPRHSQEAVRKPGSRDRNRKKVPSGGYAEVPGIPATSPQQTADSRRELPRHHIVGLSPSVVHCSGGADMQGADVPGPSSAVHVEPARGACEVHDHATQPITASPSVETHKLIGHSNAPQSAQRELPPPLVCKISVPHFAGESKYFEDSESEQTDWLHPTSKANSWTTSSCTPKRRIGNSTLASASPAPTPDATESPAACFHATAGSSSVHQMPSFSEMREQELQSIRRRREHPYRPSADIRATKDGISVRRHHSQATPSSRFLSASLSKDDAFRTEEAERAKISWPATGTSTWSSGGSSRFPWKNTATPAVVTADLPQTAAKFVTAQSSPSPSVYLDFPDQSNASELCPEKWPPSPPPSALVESPEQRSLRSKQRFMLQPPWMKKLLYSDAQSPSFHCNTASPPTPSSWMRGSLPKTAGRRADVHPEGATPSSKQLSSRHFLSSTMQVKAALLEAGILWPRMPSDSDKVDVLGTWLRASLRLHWSVVLHVFVRQTEDGTRIALRPLREFERVVEKHRGLTRSDRGAKDYFDTLRREFGSPGRPSAEEMRDTVSFADSRNVDRAYMTPLSEAMESPARSVQLDVAELFGTVPGFTEERWLAELKRYEGVSKNAVYESTRPAYVRTFLQLWKARGERETHLFLSWCIVQTAALFTNRRLLLNFYDSDSGMDMHHGAFCLGKAYLLCGSQMFGDYFDDLLSERASRVAGRMVAETREAFSRRLRQWPRRDANRTVVQDSTDVALDYFDPRLNLRLPKRTAAAFSSLGNSLVENWKSLALNRADVLDRWAAAEQIEFAEWTVLLPGRHLAVLPYALAFPSFDEGAARFMNQGGLGNHVASTLSQLFFNSYADSLDADEPSLMQCAGANASNSGDRHAAPKLASLALSTLALEASLEAYRAGGASVDSERIDGFEDYGGTAMFFVASCYALCRGGGGMNPYVGDEYDKLFSNVEGFAEALGCDPGSRTNPLDKCAFG